A window of the Leucothrix mucor DSM 2157 genome harbors these coding sequences:
- a CDS encoding carbohydrate ABC transporter permease, with the protein MRTQAQANRFIPRLLMSPAVITLLMWMIIPLGMTIYFSLIRYNLMQPDRTGFVGWQNYEFFVTNPAFSAAVLNTVVLLGSVVAITVIFGLAIALLINDPFPGQSFVRILLISPFFVMPTVNALLWKHMMMNPIYGVLAQVWMFFGLEPVNWLQDLPLLSIIIMVSWQWLPFACLIFITSLQSMDREQLEASSLDGATYLQKLRYLYVPHMARSMTVVVMIEVIFLLSIFAEIYTTTAGGPGTQSTNLAFLIFTEALLNFDVGSASAGALFAIVLANIVAIFLIRIVGKNLD; encoded by the coding sequence ATGCGCACACAAGCTCAAGCTAATCGCTTTATCCCACGGCTACTCATGTCCCCGGCAGTGATTACATTGCTAATGTGGATGATTATCCCTCTGGGAATGACTATTTATTTTTCCCTAATCCGCTACAACCTTATGCAGCCCGACCGAACCGGTTTCGTCGGCTGGCAAAACTATGAGTTTTTCGTTACCAATCCGGCCTTTAGTGCCGCGGTACTCAACACCGTCGTATTACTCGGTAGTGTCGTTGCCATTACTGTTATTTTTGGACTAGCCATTGCGCTATTGATCAATGACCCGTTCCCGGGCCAGAGCTTCGTCCGAATCCTGCTTATTTCACCTTTCTTCGTGATGCCGACCGTTAACGCCTTGTTATGGAAGCACATGATGATGAACCCTATATACGGGGTACTGGCTCAAGTCTGGATGTTCTTTGGGCTCGAACCCGTGAATTGGCTACAGGATCTCCCCCTACTCTCCATCATTATCATGGTGAGTTGGCAGTGGCTTCCGTTTGCCTGCCTGATCTTCATCACCTCCCTACAGTCGATGGACCGTGAGCAGCTAGAAGCCTCCAGTCTCGACGGTGCAACCTACCTGCAAAAACTGCGTTATTTGTATGTGCCTCACATGGCACGCTCAATGACCGTTGTGGTCATGATTGAGGTGATCTTCCTGCTCAGTATATTTGCAGAGATCTATACCACCACCGCTGGTGGCCCCGGCACCCAAAGTACCAACTTAGCCTTCTTGATCTTTACTGAAGCCTTGTTGAACTTTGACGTGGGATCAGCATCCGCAGGCGCGTTATTCGCCATTGTTCTCGCCAATATCGTTGCGATTTTCTTAATCCGCATCGTCGGCAAAAACCTGGATTAA
- a CDS encoding AraC family transcriptional regulator, with the protein MATINPHSKASRVPVMERDFQRKPDLGYEPEGSFGYIRCLEHGAPNPLIRWHYHEEYELHLICATSGKAFVGDYIGRFEPGNLVLTGPRLPHNWISTDIPEAGVGLRDRVLQFTDEPLRKASEWLPELKETLPLLERAKHGIEFIGISDIANESMEKIMNTSGLERFGEFLKLLSVLSSHRDFNLLSNVQLQSFDDDASLKQLSEIVDYITENYASPFTMSEIADRIGMNESRFSRYFRRATGNTFTDFVNRMRINRACQLLMETDQYVSTICYNVGFNNVANFNRRFMEIKAMTPSEFRRQGEARYGKA; encoded by the coding sequence ATGGCGACAATTAATCCACACAGCAAAGCATCGCGTGTTCCGGTTATGGAACGCGACTTTCAACGAAAGCCTGACCTTGGGTACGAACCTGAAGGTTCCTTTGGTTATATTCGTTGTCTGGAGCATGGCGCCCCAAACCCTCTGATTCGCTGGCATTATCATGAAGAGTACGAACTTCATTTGATTTGTGCCACTAGCGGCAAAGCCTTTGTTGGTGATTACATTGGCCGCTTTGAGCCGGGCAACCTGGTCCTTACCGGCCCCCGCCTCCCCCATAACTGGATTTCCACTGATATTCCCGAAGCAGGCGTTGGTCTACGTGATCGCGTGCTTCAATTTACCGATGAGCCTTTACGCAAGGCCAGCGAGTGGCTACCTGAGTTGAAAGAAACCCTGCCGCTACTTGAGCGGGCAAAACACGGCATTGAGTTTATTGGTATTAGCGATATTGCCAATGAGAGCATGGAAAAGATCATGAACACCTCCGGACTGGAGCGCTTCGGTGAATTTCTAAAGCTGCTGTCTGTACTCTCTAGCCATCGTGATTTCAATCTGCTGTCGAATGTACAGCTGCAAAGTTTTGATGATGACGCTTCGCTAAAGCAACTCAGCGAGATTGTTGATTACATTACTGAAAACTACGCATCACCTTTCACTATGAGCGAGATTGCCGATCGTATTGGCATGAATGAAAGCCGCTTTTCACGCTACTTCCGACGCGCCACCGGCAATACCTTTACTGACTTTGTGAATCGCATGCGCATTAACCGCGCCTGCCAGCTACTGATGGAAACTGACCAGTATGTCAGCACCATTTGCTATAATGTTGGCTTTAATAATGTGGCTAACTTTAATCGCCGCTTTATGGAAATTAAGGCAATGACGCCAAGTGAATTCCGACGTCAAGGTGAAGCGCGCTACGGTAAAGCGTAA
- the tcuB gene encoding tricarballylate utilization 4Fe-4S protein TcuB has protein sequence MQINNLIEEAKRQVDICNACRYCESFCSVFPAISRERQFADGDITQLANLCHNCRGCYYACQYTEPHEFKINIPKVLAEVRQESWQENAVPAIAAKTFHKSGAMMSLAVIAGLAFILFMFQLAAGDGTGEGFYGVLPHNAMIAVFIPAFFFPLISIAISLHRYWKKIGGQRLKLSHFATALGSVAKLKDLSGGHGEGCNFEDEDRFSNARRWSHQAIMYGFLLCFASTSIATLMHYFFNMPAPYPLFSLPKLFGITGGVMLSLGTLSMARLKLKADRNLGDAHVWGGEMGFVLLLFFVSTTGLALYIFGSTGAMPTLLAIHLASVLAFFLLTPFSKMIHGFYRMASLLRDAQLKA, from the coding sequence ATGCAAATCAATAATCTTATCGAAGAAGCTAAGCGTCAGGTCGACATTTGTAATGCTTGCCGCTATTGCGAGAGTTTTTGCTCGGTATTTCCGGCGATTAGCCGCGAGCGTCAATTTGCTGATGGCGATATTACTCAACTCGCGAATCTCTGTCATAACTGCCGTGGCTGCTACTACGCTTGCCAATACACCGAGCCACATGAGTTTAAAATCAACATCCCTAAAGTACTCGCCGAAGTCCGTCAGGAAAGCTGGCAGGAAAATGCAGTGCCAGCGATTGCCGCCAAAACCTTTCACAAAAGCGGCGCGATGATGTCACTGGCTGTGATTGCAGGTTTGGCATTTATTCTGTTTATGTTTCAGCTGGCAGCGGGTGATGGTACAGGCGAAGGCTTTTATGGTGTATTGCCGCATAACGCCATGATCGCAGTATTTATTCCGGCGTTTTTCTTCCCGCTAATCAGTATTGCCATCAGCCTGCATCGCTACTGGAAAAAGATTGGTGGGCAGCGCCTGAAGTTATCACACTTTGCAACGGCACTCGGCTCAGTCGCCAAGCTTAAAGACTTATCTGGCGGGCATGGCGAAGGCTGTAACTTTGAGGATGAAGACCGCTTTAGTAATGCGCGTCGCTGGTCGCATCAGGCCATTATGTATGGCTTCCTGTTGTGCTTTGCCTCAACCAGTATTGCCACGTTGATGCATTATTTCTTTAATATGCCAGCACCATATCCGCTGTTCTCATTGCCAAAGCTGTTTGGAATTACTGGTGGTGTCATGCTGAGCTTGGGTACTTTGAGCATGGCGCGCTTAAAGCTAAAAGCGGATAGAAACTTGGGTGATGCCCATGTCTGGGGTGGTGAAATGGGCTTTGTGCTGCTGTTATTCTTTGTTAGCACGACCGGCTTGGCTCTGTATATCTTCGGTTCAACTGGCGCAATGCCTACTTTGCTGGCGATCCATTTGGCCTCGGTATTAGCCTTCTTCCTACTCACGCCATTCTCAAAAATGATCCACGGTTTTTACCGCATGGCATCATTGCTTCGGGATGCGCAACTAAAAGCCTGA
- a CDS encoding carbohydrate ABC transporter permease yields MSTKKPVRTGLYNWNLAMIIRTVASYAIALLIFFPILFMIVTSFKTELQAIAVPSLWVFEPTLENYTTVQERSDYFSFAWNSVITSVGSTILGLMLAVPAAYSMAFSPTRRTKDILMWMLSTKMMPAVGALIPIYLICQKLGLLDNVIALVVIFTLMNLPIMVWMLYSNFKDIPYEILEASRMDGAGLWSEFRLVLLPLAMGGMASTGLLCLVLSWNEAFWVLNLTAANAGTLASLVASYSSPEGLFWSKLSAVSVLAIAPIVIFGWFSQKQLVQGLTFGAVK; encoded by the coding sequence ATGAGTACCAAAAAACCCGTTAGAACCGGTTTATATAACTGGAATTTGGCCATGATCATCCGGACGGTGGCATCTTACGCTATCGCCCTACTGATCTTTTTCCCGATCTTATTTATGATCGTCACCTCGTTTAAGACCGAGCTACAAGCGATTGCCGTGCCGAGTTTGTGGGTGTTTGAGCCTACGTTAGAAAACTACACCACGGTGCAAGAGCGTAGCGACTACTTTAGCTTTGCCTGGAACTCAGTAATCACCAGTGTTGGCTCGACCATTCTTGGTCTGATGCTAGCGGTGCCTGCTGCTTACAGTATGGCTTTCAGCCCGACCCGCCGCACTAAAGACATTTTGATGTGGATGCTGTCCACTAAGATGATGCCTGCGGTTGGTGCGTTGATTCCAATCTACCTGATCTGTCAGAAGCTGGGACTGTTGGATAATGTCATCGCACTGGTGGTGATATTCACGCTGATGAACTTACCGATCATGGTTTGGATGCTGTACTCCAACTTTAAAGATATTCCGTATGAGATCTTAGAAGCCTCCCGCATGGATGGTGCCGGCCTATGGAGCGAATTCCGCCTCGTACTGCTGCCATTAGCAATGGGTGGTATGGCCTCAACCGGTCTGTTGTGTCTGGTACTGTCATGGAACGAGGCCTTCTGGGTACTCAACCTGACCGCGGCAAATGCCGGAACGTTGGCCTCACTGGTCGCGTCTTACTCCAGTCCGGAAGGCTTATTCTGGTCTAAATTATCAGCAGTATCCGTACTAGCTATCGCCCCGATTGTAATCTTCGGCTGGTTCAGCCAGAAGCAATTAGTTCAGGGTTTAACATTCGGCGCAGTCAAATAA
- a CDS encoding response regulator, translated as MSKAHIVIVEDEAKIAQILVDYLKNDDFETTVVDSGGQAVEIIQRIAPDLVLLDLMLPEKDGMTICREVRQFSSVPIMMLTAKVDEIDRLMGLEFGADDYVCKPFLPREVVARVKAILRRVQMPAAAVEADTSRLSYRSITLQPERYLCLIADERVELTPVEFRLLQTMIAQPGRVFSRENLMRASYPDRRVVSDRTVDSHVKNLRKKVNAVVGDEDLIHSIYGVGYKLE; from the coding sequence ATGAGCAAAGCACACATTGTAATTGTCGAAGACGAAGCAAAAATCGCACAGATTTTGGTGGATTACCTCAAGAATGATGACTTTGAAACCACGGTTGTTGATAGTGGTGGTCAGGCTGTGGAAATCATTCAACGTATCGCACCCGATCTGGTCTTGCTGGATTTAATGCTGCCAGAAAAAGATGGCATGACGATTTGCCGTGAAGTGCGCCAGTTCTCCAGTGTGCCGATTATGATGCTCACCGCTAAGGTCGATGAAATTGATCGTTTAATGGGCTTGGAGTTTGGGGCCGATGATTATGTGTGTAAGCCATTTTTACCGCGCGAGGTGGTGGCGCGGGTAAAAGCTATTTTACGTCGGGTGCAAATGCCAGCGGCTGCGGTAGAAGCGGATACCTCACGCTTAAGCTATCGCAGTATTACATTGCAGCCAGAGCGTTATTTATGCCTGATTGCTGATGAGCGAGTGGAGTTGACGCCGGTAGAGTTTCGCTTGCTGCAAACTATGATTGCGCAGCCGGGCAGGGTGTTTTCGCGGGAAAATCTGATGCGTGCCAGCTATCCGGATCGCCGTGTGGTCAGCGATCGTACGGTGGATAGTCATGTGAAAAATCTGCGTAAAAAGGTGAATGCCGTAGTGGGCGATGAGGATTTAATTCACTCAATTTATGGGGTGGGTTACAAGCTGGAGTAG
- the dalD gene encoding D-arabinitol 4-dehydrogenase, translating into MTNDANGLIQLHLGLGSFHRAHQAVYMQNLHDSGDKSWHIVGGNLRPDMQSTMDALKAQGGAYTLETVSPAGERKYQKITSIQSIIDYDAELTGLIEVASNPATRIISFTVTEAGYYQDEHHQLDPSYADLKTDLAGDTRCTIYGAVAALLAARMDSKAGPVTLLNCDNLRSNGHRFSHGLEQFLQLRGETELLEWVKTNTSAPSSMVDRITPRPTADVRERVLAATGVDDAAALMGEDFIQWVIEDEFIAGRPAWENAGVEMVEDVMPYEEAKIRLLNATHSCIAWAGTLRGYLYIHEGTQDPDIRQLAYDYVTDDVIPCLTATQNPYPLDLAKYRDVVLDRFSNPNIQDTNQRVVMDGYSKIPGFILPTLEEALSGGRSVDSVAMLPALFLEFLKRQQRGELAYTYQDQAMDPASAQRISEAEDTILAFAAEPLLFGQLAGNEALTEALRGADKRVQAFIK; encoded by the coding sequence ATGACAAACGACGCAAACGGATTGATTCAGTTACATCTGGGTCTCGGTTCGTTTCACCGTGCGCATCAAGCCGTTTACATGCAAAACCTGCATGACAGTGGCGACAAGAGCTGGCATATCGTGGGCGGCAATCTGCGCCCTGATATGCAAAGCACGATGGATGCACTCAAGGCACAAGGCGGCGCTTATACACTGGAAACAGTGAGCCCTGCCGGTGAGCGTAAGTATCAGAAGATTACATCGATCCAATCGATTATCGACTACGATGCTGAGCTGACAGGTTTGATCGAGGTTGCCAGTAATCCGGCAACCCGCATCATCTCTTTTACCGTGACTGAAGCAGGCTATTATCAGGATGAGCATCACCAGCTGGACCCCAGCTATGCTGACCTGAAAACAGACCTGGCCGGTGACACTCGCTGCACGATTTACGGTGCAGTAGCCGCTTTGCTAGCCGCTCGTATGGACAGTAAAGCAGGCCCGGTGACACTCCTTAACTGCGATAACTTGCGCAGTAATGGTCATCGCTTCTCACACGGTCTTGAGCAGTTTTTACAACTGCGTGGTGAGACTGAGCTGCTGGAGTGGGTTAAGACAAACACGAGCGCACCAAGCTCCATGGTTGACCGCATTACGCCTCGTCCAACAGCCGATGTTCGCGAGCGTGTATTAGCCGCAACCGGCGTTGACGATGCAGCGGCATTGATGGGTGAAGACTTCATCCAATGGGTCATCGAAGATGAGTTCATTGCTGGTCGCCCTGCTTGGGAAAATGCAGGCGTAGAAATGGTTGAGGATGTGATGCCGTATGAAGAGGCAAAGATCCGGCTGCTAAACGCTACGCACAGCTGTATCGCTTGGGCTGGCACACTGCGCGGTTATTTGTATATCCACGAAGGCACGCAAGATCCGGATATCCGTCAATTGGCTTACGACTATGTAACCGATGATGTGATTCCATGCCTGACGGCGACACAAAACCCGTACCCGCTCGACTTGGCTAAGTACCGCGATGTGGTACTGGATCGCTTTAGTAACCCGAATATTCAGGATACTAATCAGCGTGTGGTCATGGATGGCTATTCCAAAATTCCGGGCTTTATTCTGCCGACTTTGGAAGAAGCACTCAGTGGTGGCCGTAGCGTGGATTCAGTGGCGATGTTACCTGCGTTGTTCCTGGAGTTTTTAAAGCGCCAGCAACGCGGCGAACTGGCATACACCTACCAAGACCAAGCGATGGACCCAGCTAGTGCACAGCGTATTAGTGAAGCTGAAGACACTATTCTGGCGTTTGCTGCTGAGCCACTGTTATTTGGCCAACTGGCTGGTAACGAGGCGCTGACTGAAGCGTTACGTGGTGCAGATAAGCGAGTTCAAGCGTTTATCAAATGA
- the tcuA gene encoding FAD-dependent tricarballylate dehydrogenase TcuA — protein MKQSVKQSDIVILGGGNAALCAAITAAEAGAKVLILEGAPKAYRGGNSRHTRNFRCMHKKPMSVLVDDYQPEEYYEDLLKVTKGKTDPELAQMAINASEECLPWMEAHGVHFQPSLSGTLSLARTNAFFSGGGKALINAYYRTAIGLGVEVLYEAQVTHLSLEGKRVTAVEFTYEGEKHTLNPKAVIAASGGFQADTDWLAEAWGPAAKNFLIRGTPYNRGVVLKDLLDQGIQSVGDPTQCHAVAIDGRAPKFDGGIVTRLDCVPFSIVVNKHAQRFYDEGEDVWPKRYAIWGRLVAAQPDQIGYVVIDAKSLNLFMPSVFPPIKADSIPELAEKMGLPADALQKTVDEFNAACTEGDFHPTELDGLSTNNLTPPKTNWARPITEAPFYGYSLRTGVTFTYLGLKVDKTAQVQGPEGAVENLWAAGEVMAGSILGQGYLAGFGMTIGTVFGRIAGKEAAQYANQ, from the coding sequence ATGAAACAATCGGTTAAACAGTCAGATATCGTCATTCTCGGTGGTGGAAACGCGGCGCTTTGCGCAGCCATTACCGCGGCTGAAGCCGGTGCTAAGGTACTGATACTGGAAGGCGCACCGAAAGCCTATCGTGGTGGTAATTCACGCCATACCCGCAACTTTCGTTGTATGCACAAAAAGCCGATGTCGGTGTTGGTTGATGATTATCAGCCGGAAGAATACTACGAAGATTTATTAAAAGTGACCAAGGGCAAGACTGATCCTGAGTTGGCGCAAATGGCCATTAATGCTTCTGAAGAATGCCTACCTTGGATGGAAGCGCATGGAGTGCACTTTCAACCATCACTTTCTGGAACGCTATCGTTGGCGCGCACCAATGCCTTTTTTAGTGGCGGTGGCAAGGCGCTGATCAATGCCTATTACCGCACCGCGATTGGCTTAGGTGTTGAGGTTTTATATGAAGCACAAGTCACGCATTTAAGCTTGGAAGGTAAGCGTGTTACGGCAGTTGAGTTCACCTATGAAGGCGAGAAGCACACGCTAAACCCAAAAGCCGTGATTGCGGCATCTGGCGGCTTTCAGGCAGATACGGATTGGTTGGCCGAAGCATGGGGGCCAGCGGCTAAAAATTTCCTGATTCGCGGCACACCTTATAACCGTGGCGTCGTATTAAAGGATTTGTTGGATCAGGGGATTCAGTCGGTCGGCGATCCAACGCAATGCCATGCGGTGGCCATTGATGGCCGTGCGCCAAAATTTGATGGCGGCATCGTGACGCGTTTGGATTGCGTGCCATTTTCCATCGTCGTGAACAAGCACGCACAGCGCTTTTATGATGAAGGTGAAGATGTTTGGCCCAAGCGTTATGCCATCTGGGGGCGCTTAGTGGCCGCGCAGCCGGATCAAATTGGTTATGTGGTCATTGATGCCAAGTCGCTGAATTTGTTTATGCCCTCGGTATTCCCTCCGATTAAAGCCGATAGCATTCCTGAGTTAGCTGAGAAAATGGGGCTACCCGCGGATGCGTTGCAAAAAACGGTTGATGAGTTTAATGCAGCCTGCACTGAAGGGGATTTTCACCCCACGGAGCTAGATGGCTTAAGCACGAATAACCTGACGCCACCTAAAACCAACTGGGCGCGACCAATTACCGAAGCGCCATTTTACGGCTACAGCCTGCGAACCGGCGTAACGTTTACGTATCTGGGTTTAAAAGTGGATAAAACCGCGCAGGTTCAAGGGCCGGAAGGCGCTGTTGAAAATCTATGGGCCGCCGGTGAAGTAATGGCGGGTTCGATTTTAGGTCAGGGCTATTTAGCCGGTTTTGGTATGACAATTGGTACCGTTTTCGGTCGTATCGCAGGAAAAGAGGCAGCACAGTATGCAAATCAATAA
- a CDS encoding ATP-binding protein — translation MSKIRLSISHKLMLAFLGLTLVVLVATLGLARWSFEHGFRDYVNALEQTRLAQASEDIAQLYINNNKQWDGIDKRQLQNLTNNIPFDFDDPESPVLSGLPSSSEPPSPSFGRPPPPRGGMRPEGIPPKGMSLEGMPPQGMLPPEGFAPLELEGQSRPRGRPAGKPSPPTAVFELDGSLVVGPTFRGADEELMVVPIEVDGQQIGTVKSEPKRRFNSPIETAFARQQVWTSGFIGLASLLLAAAVSWWLTQLLLSPVRRMIQGINRLSKGDYSQPLTSEGRHDEFGQLVVDINHLTKMLEKNQTSRRRWIADISHELRTPMAILTGEIEALKDGIRPFDKQQLQSLDQEIQRLRHLTDDLYQLSVSDIGGLRYEFADIDLRDSIDEAIGGCRLSAAEQGLELVFESASSQIISADANRINQLLLNLIRNSMAYTDAPGRIQLALEREDDNAVLTICDTPPGCRKAECEQLFEPLYRQDLSRSRRSAGAGLGLAICRNIVEAHRGTISASPSSLGGLKISILLPLAETQA, via the coding sequence TTGAGTAAAATACGTTTATCGATATCTCACAAATTGATGCTGGCATTCCTGGGGCTAACCTTGGTGGTACTTGTTGCCACACTGGGGTTGGCCCGTTGGAGTTTCGAGCATGGCTTTCGTGACTATGTGAACGCTCTGGAGCAAACCCGGCTCGCGCAGGCGAGTGAGGATATTGCCCAGCTGTACATCAATAATAATAAGCAGTGGGATGGCATTGATAAGCGCCAGCTACAAAATCTGACCAATAATATTCCCTTCGACTTTGATGATCCCGAATCTCCCGTGTTATCAGGCCTTCCTTCATCTTCAGAGCCGCCATCACCATCGTTTGGACGACCACCGCCGCCACGAGGTGGAATGCGCCCAGAGGGAATACCGCCAAAAGGGATGTCTCTAGAGGGAATGCCGCCACAAGGAATGCTCCCGCCAGAGGGTTTTGCACCCCTCGAACTGGAAGGTCAGTCACGACCCAGAGGGCGACCCGCCGGAAAACCATCACCGCCAACTGCCGTGTTTGAGTTAGATGGTTCGCTAGTTGTCGGTCCCACTTTCAGAGGCGCGGATGAGGAGTTAATGGTGGTGCCGATTGAGGTCGACGGTCAGCAGATTGGTACGGTGAAAAGCGAGCCGAAACGTCGCTTCAATTCACCGATCGAAACGGCCTTTGCCCGCCAGCAAGTCTGGACTAGTGGGTTTATAGGCCTTGCCTCTTTATTGCTGGCTGCAGCCGTTTCATGGTGGCTAACTCAGTTGCTGCTATCGCCGGTTCGCCGCATGATTCAGGGTATTAACCGGCTTTCAAAAGGTGACTACAGTCAGCCACTGACATCTGAAGGCCGTCATGATGAATTCGGTCAGCTAGTGGTTGATATCAATCACTTGACCAAAATGCTGGAGAAAAACCAAACTTCCAGACGACGCTGGATTGCCGATATTTCACATGAACTGCGCACGCCAATGGCGATCCTAACCGGTGAAATTGAAGCACTTAAAGATGGTATTCGCCCCTTTGATAAGCAGCAATTACAGTCTCTGGATCAGGAAATTCAACGGTTGCGGCATTTAACCGATGACTTGTATCAGCTATCCGTTTCAGATATTGGTGGGCTGCGCTATGAGTTTGCAGATATCGACCTGCGTGATTCTATCGATGAGGCCATTGGTGGCTGTCGCCTCAGTGCCGCAGAACAGGGTTTAGAGCTTGTCTTTGAGTCTGCTTCCTCACAAATTATCAGTGCGGATGCCAACCGTATTAACCAGTTATTGCTAAATTTGATACGCAACTCAATGGCCTATACCGATGCTCCGGGTCGCATTCAATTAGCGCTTGAGCGTGAAGACGATAATGCGGTACTCACCATTTGCGATACGCCGCCCGGTTGCCGCAAAGCGGAGTGCGAGCAGTTATTTGAGCCTTTGTACCGACAGGATCTATCGCGCAGTCGCCGCAGTGCCGGAGCCGGTTTGGGCTTGGCCATCTGCCGTAATATTGTAGAAGCACACCGCGGCACGATTAGCGCCTCGCCATCCTCACTTGGAGGGCTTAAAATAAGCATTCTATTGCCACTAGCGGAAACTCAAGCATGA
- a CDS encoding ABC transporter ATP-binding protein, giving the protein MAFLSLNKVDKYYGKLHAIKGVDLEIEAGEFVVFVGPSGCGKSTLLRMIAGLEVINGGELVLDGKDITTTPPSQRDLAMVFQSYALYPHMTVEDNMSFALRIAKVDPAVIKEKVERAADKLDLTKYLKRTPKELSGGQRQRVAIGRAIVRSPKVFLFDEPLSNLDAALRGQTRVEIAALHRELGATTIYVTHDQVEAMTLADRVVVLKDGVIEQVGTPLELYDAPANRFVAQFIGMPQMNLLPAKLMPGAPKGATEVGVRPEHLTLCPINDSPLKGNVELVESLGNETLIHINLGLATEAAVIVRQYTRTDLKIGDVAAFTWDTDHMHYFDDKGEILKHDAQGEAA; this is encoded by the coding sequence ATGGCATTTTTATCATTAAATAAAGTAGATAAGTATTACGGCAAACTGCACGCAATCAAAGGTGTAGACCTGGAGATTGAAGCAGGTGAGTTTGTTGTATTTGTTGGGCCTTCAGGCTGCGGTAAATCCACGCTATTGCGCATGATCGCTGGTTTGGAAGTGATCAATGGCGGTGAGTTGGTACTGGATGGCAAAGACATCACAACCACACCACCATCACAGCGTGACTTGGCGATGGTATTCCAGTCCTACGCTTTGTACCCACACATGACGGTAGAAGACAATATGTCCTTTGCCTTACGTATAGCCAAAGTAGATCCAGCGGTCATCAAGGAAAAAGTTGAGCGCGCTGCGGATAAGTTGGATTTGACTAAGTACCTGAAGCGTACTCCGAAAGAGCTGTCTGGTGGACAACGCCAGCGTGTTGCGATCGGTCGTGCCATTGTGCGTTCACCGAAGGTATTCCTGTTCGATGAGCCTCTGTCTAACTTGGATGCGGCCTTACGTGGCCAAACTCGTGTTGAGATTGCGGCACTTCACCGTGAGTTGGGTGCAACGACCATCTACGTAACACACGATCAGGTTGAGGCAATGACTTTGGCTGACCGCGTTGTGGTACTGAAAGACGGCGTGATCGAGCAAGTTGGTACGCCACTAGAGTTATATGACGCTCCAGCGAACCGCTTTGTGGCTCAGTTTATTGGTATGCCGCAGATGAACCTGCTGCCTGCTAAGTTGATGCCTGGTGCACCGAAAGGCGCTACCGAAGTTGGCGTTCGTCCAGAGCATTTAACACTGTGCCCGATCAACGACAGCCCGCTTAAAGGTAACGTTGAGCTGGTGGAGTCACTGGGTAACGAAACACTGATTCACATCAACTTAGGTCTCGCGACTGAAGCGGCTGTAATCGTGCGTCAATACACGCGTACTGATCTGAAAATTGGTGATGTGGCTGCCTTTACTTGGGACACCGACCACATGCATTACTTTGATGACAAAGGCGAAATCCTGAAGCACGATGCCCAAGGAGAAGCAGCATGA